Within Harpia harpyja isolate bHarHar1 chromosome 4, bHarHar1 primary haplotype, whole genome shotgun sequence, the genomic segment GGGTGTTATCTACAGATTTGCTGGGAGTTCCCACTCATGACATTCCTGACAACATTAAAGAGTATTGGTCCTACTACTGATCCCGACTACTACACCCCACTAATAAGTGTTGGCCAGCTGGGCTTTGCACCATGGTCACAACTCTCTGAGCCTGGCAGTACAGCCATTTTTCCACCCACCTTGTCATCCTCTAACTGAACCCATTCGTCTCCAATTTGGTCATCAAGGAAGTACAGGAGAGGCTGTCAAAGGTCTTGCTAAACTCTAGGTACAcacctcccctgcccttcccttttttccacggTGCCTGTTACCTCACGAGGAAGCAATGAGGTTGGCTCTCAGATGGAGTAGAGCGTCAGCTCAAAAGCAGACCCACGAAGAGGGGAATCAGCCCTGGCtgagctctcccagcagagctgcctggtgCTGATCTCACCAAGGTCActaaagggaagggggaaagcccTTGACTGCACTGAGTCCAAGATGGTCCTGACCTCAGGCTGACAGCCATTCAGGCAGGGAGATGGGCTTAGAAAATTTACCCGCTGTGCACAGCCCTTGTCAGAAAGAGGGTCTGTTCGGGAcacccctgtgggacagcagctgGCTTTGGGGGATGCGGTCTCGAATCcaatgccccttccctcccaggggCAGTTGCTGGGCACTCAGACCGAGATTCCAGTGTGGGGCAGGAAGGTCCTTGTGGGCTGAAGTCCAAAGCAGTCACCAgttctttgcctttcctgtgcAGGCCACAGGGTCTGTCCTTCCACTCACAGCACAGTGATATCACGCTCTGTGTTGCTTTCATTCAGTACCTGTTTGATCCAAGGTCTCAGTCCCTGCCTGACACAGCACCAGGCCGATGAAGTACATTTGGCCTTGACATGAGAGGGGTCGTGCACCGCCCCAGACACCACTGACCCTGCACTGGAAGCAGATCCACTCAGGGATGGCCAGCGCAAGGTCAGCAGgattcctcagcctttctccttccccagagagCAATCCCCATCCTTTTGaactctcttgcactggggagatCCGCTGTGTCCTGGCctggaggggcaggcagggaggactgCCAGCCATGCTGAGGTATTCCCAATATTGTTTACACTGAATTAAACTGTGGATCAAAACTGGTGTGAAACCATCCTTGTTGGGGCCTGAAATCAGCAGCAGCGGAGCGTGAGCTttggagaggcagggaaaggagggctCAGGAgacagtggctgcatttcagtgcctCTTCCCTGGACAGTTCTCTAGCAGTCTGGTGCCATCACCACTCAGCTGCACTCAGGCTCCTCCTGACCCTGGGAACCTGCTGCTCTGTGGCGCTCATGGAGAGAGCAGTGGAGAGTGTCCCTGCCATGAGCAGCATATTCCCTCGTGATGAGGGACACACAAGGACACACAGACATGGGCTCATGCATACCAGCTTGGgattatacacatatatgtgttcCCACGTGCACCCAGACAAACCTGGTTGCTTACAAGTACACGCAAGACAAGGACACACACAAGAAAACCATGGACCCTGCTGAGGACCCCTGGGGACTGGGCAGTGTTAGGTAGGAGGGGGTCAAAACCTAGGAGCACAACGCACACCCCTGGGGAGTCAAGAACAAGGGACCATCAGGGTgagctgaggagggaaggaaagaccaGGACATGGCACGTCCTCATGCACGGGAGCCCATGACATCCAGCTGAGCATTGCTGGAGCTCCTTCCTGAGAATGACACTTCAAACAGCCCCAACAGGGTGACCTAGGCTGATGTCACTTGCCTGCTCTGGACCTGTCCAGCACTTGAGCTGTGCcttctgcctgcactgctgcattCCTGCCTGAGAAATCCTGGGCCTTTCATGCCACTGCTCAGAAGAAGCCTTCATTGGGGAATGGGCATGGAACaaatctggaaatgaaaaggcatCAGTGCAGGAAACCAAAGCACAGCCCATATCATTAGCTGCGATGGTTTGCATTGTAGATGAGCTTGTCAGAAAATTGTTACCTCTGCAAAGGGTGCCTCTGGTCCTGCAGCAATGAAGGGCAGGTATAAAAGGCAGCCCAAGTCCCTGCTCTCTCATCCActgctcttgcctccttctccttgggaaccaGGTGAGTCTGAagccccttctccttctcttccaaagTGAGATCTCTCCTCGATGGACCTCTCAGTTGATACTGGCTCTGGCCTGTGCTGGGGTTTGGATCTTCTTGTCCTGacagggggaagcagggagaaggagtGCTTAGAGAGAGGCTGGGACATGGTCGAGGGGCGTTTTGGTTTATGAATTAGGAGAGAGCCTCCCTGGGTCAGGCCGTTCTTTGTAGGGCAATGAAGACCGCGTGTCTTCTGGCCGAGCCTCCAGCTCTCCATTCATTATTGGCCTTGGCTCCTTTGTGACAGGGTAACCAGGCTGCTCCTCAGTCACCCTTGTGCTCTacttcctccctgcttctctcccaggtgcacctccagccccaagacatgtcctgctacaaccagtgcctgccatGCCGGCCCTGTGGCCCGACCCcactggccaacagctgcaatgagccctgtgtcaggcagtgccagaactccactgtcGCCATTGAGCCCTCTActgtggtggtgaccctgcccggccccatcctcagctccttcccgcagaacaccgttgtgggctcctccacctccgctgctgttggcaggatCCTCAGCTGTGATGGAGTGCCCATCAACTCTGGGTGCTGTGACCTCTCTGGCATTTCCAGACGCTACTAGGCAGCAGGTGGCCCATCTCCAGATAAAGGTGCTGGAAAAGCCCCAGGGTGACACCTTGAGGAACTCAGAACATGGTGCTGGGCAGAGGATCAGTCTTTTGGATGCTGTTTTCAGTATACCCAAatggttttgcctttctttcccttttctttgttgctgcctATCCCCTTGCCCACACCATCTCCCCAACACCAACCTGGTAGGGACcatctgtctcctctccctccacgGGGCAGGCATGATGCAGGAACTTCCCCATGACCAAGGACTCCAGACTCTCGGCTGCCCCCAGCACTCCCTGCACTTCTGTCCTCTGCTTGGAGTGAACTCGTTGccctcttttgactcattaaagctCTGCTGCATTCAAGCCTTGCCTCCCTGTGGTCCTTCCCCCTGTGGACACTCGCCAAGCGGCCAAACGAGAAAGATGTTGCTCTGGTGTGGATGGGGGAGGTGAGGGCACAAGGAGACCCTTCTCCATGCACAGAGGAATGAGAGGCACCACACCCTGCAGTGGATCCTCTTTTGGGCGCTCTCTCATGGAGCTGAGGAAGccatccctggctgctctgctgcctgtgacGATCAGGCCTTGCCCTGCTGTGTCTCTGCCCACAAACATCCAGAAAGGCAGGAGGCCCTCAGGGGTCAGCAGCCACATGATCTCTTGAGGAAGAGTGTTCCTCTTGCTATGGTTGGAGCTGCACTGGGGTGACAGGGGGTGGTGTTGGGTTCCAAAAGTTGATTTGCTTTGGGGAATGGGAAGAGGGCTAGAGAAGGGAACAGCCCTTGGGATGGCCCATAGCTGCTACtccaccttcctctcccctccaccactCAGTCTAGGGGCCATGGCCAGCATGCATGGATGGGGCCAGCAGGGAATAGTCACCCGTGCTGCTGTATGCATTGAGGCTGGAAAGTAGAGCTAAGCATGTGAGAGCTGAGGGCAATCAGCACAGAGAAGGGGAGAGTGAAACAGTCACAAGAGACCTGTCCTCAATGGTTTTCTTGGTGAATTGGGAAAGTGAGGAGGAATTAGCTGAAGGTCCCAGCCCACCTGAACTAGGAGCTTGTTTCAGGAAGCAGAGGGTAgggcaaggaaaagagaaggaacactAATGCTGCGTTTGTTGTTACTACCATGCTTGAAGGGGACATGAGGATGTCTGGAGCTGCAGGAGCGGCCCCACATGAGATGCAGGCGCAGCAGCTCAAAGGGGTCTGGGCAGGAAATGGTGGGGTGTGGGCATGGGGCACACAGGCTggcatctccccttccctgcaaacAAGCCCAGTTTAGGGACTTTCCCTCATCAGCATGGGgaaagggacagggacagggatagGGACAAGCGTGGGGAGGAATGAACAGAGCCCTTGTGTTCTGCTTGTAACACTGTGGAGCCAGAATAACAACCAACAGGTTGTGGCTCTGCTAGATACCAGGGCAGAAGTAACCCTAATTCATGGAAATCTGCCCCATTACCGCAAGAATCAAGTGTTGAATGTTAACAAAATCGGGGTGAGGGAGGGGCGGAAGAATTATCTGGAAAAGGCTTTCTAACCTTGCAGCCCACAGGGAACCTACTACTTACAGCTTGGGGTGGGCTCCAAGAGTGCCCCGATATATATCACAAGCCATGATCTGTCAGCAGGAAAGACTTTTAATATCCAGTGggggaaaatattctttccatatcTACTCAGCTCACAGTGGGAAGGATGGTGCCCCCCTATATTTTGAGGACCCCTCCCTCCAGGACTGTACCCTCAGAGCAGGACTGgctgccccggggcatgctgTCACCTCTGCAACTAGTAGAACATTGTTAGAAGCTGGGGTTGTCCAGCAGATCCATTTGCCTTTCCAGAACCCTGTCTGGCCTGTAAAGCAAGCGGCTGGGTCCTGGTGTAGCACTGTAGGTTACTGGCTTTTGGGCACGGCCGTCCCCCTGGGGCTGTGGTTGCTCCCCATAGCTCACcctgccagagcagccagaggccgCTGATGTGCATTTGCTGTGCTGCCTCAGGGGTACGGGCAcagccctctgccttcccaggggaCTGTGGCCCAGCTCTAGGAGAAGTGCAGCCTGTCCCCAGGATGTGAGCTGGCCCCTTATGCTGCTGACTGCACCTACCCAGCAGGATGAGAGGAGGCCCTGGGGAAACGTTGTGGACACTACGAGAGAGCACAGCTGGGAAACGAGTCCACAGAAAGCGCAACAATCCAGCACTGCAAAATGGGAATGGTATCTTTCCATGCAGGCAAAGCCATGTCCCCACAAAACCAGTGCAGGAAAATCCAGCTCAAATAGGACTGATGGACACGACCAACCCTCCCCTGGAACTGTTAAGCACTGCCTGGGCTCAGAAAGGCCCACCACACAAAcatcccagccctgagcagccacACTGTGCCTAGTTCACAGACCTAGATCAGGCAGATATGtgaagggagggaggtggtggaaggCTGCAAGCTTTCATCCAGCTCAGCAAGATGGGTGCGGACAGCAGTCAGCATGCAGAGCTAATGGCTGTGTTCAGGGTACTAGAGGAGACACCCCCACTTCCAAGTTGTCCgtgaaaatcattcctttcttttatctcatGCAGAACCATTATGTGGGTGGAGCCTCACATGACTGCTTCCCCTCACCGCATGCCATGCAGCCTCAAGCATGAAGTGCTGGAtgcccctgccctccagccacacCAGAGCTCCTCCTTGTCTTCTACACCACACAAGGAACTGGGCTGTTTAGTGATCTCTGTGCCACCGCTGTTTTACAGGGCATGGGACAAGAGGGACAGGACATCTCTGCTACTTCCAGCCATAACATCACTGCTATTCTAtgcttcctctctttgctttATCTGTCTGAGGCagattgaccttggctggctgccaggtgcccaccaagccgctctatcactcccctccatcaagaggacagggggagaaaaatacgatgaaaggcttgtgggtcaagataaggacagggagattacttaccaattgctgtcatgggaaaaccagactcgacttgggtaattaatttgatttattgccaattaactgCAAGAGAGCAGGAtagcaaaaaatgaaacaaaactagaaacaaattgcccccacccctcccttctggccaggctcaacttcattcctacCTAACTCTtctacttcctccccccaaaCAGCACAGGGTGCTGGagaatgggggttgaggtcagttgatactgcttcatttctgctgctccttcctcctcatgcccttcccctgctccaggctggggtcccacccacaagacacagtccttcacaaacttctccaacatggggtcTTCCTGTGGGCTGccattcttcatgaactgctccagcatgggtcctttccacaggctgcagtccttcaggaatggacttctccagcgtgggtcccccgtggggccacaagtcctgctagaaaacctgctcctgtgtgggctcctctccatgggccacagtttctaccaggagtctgctccagtgtgggttctccacaggctgcaagttCCTTCAGGCCGTCCCCACCTGCTTTGGTATGAggtcctctgtgggctgcagagtggatatctgctccatcgtGGTCCTCCATGGGTTGCCAGGGGACAAGCTGTGTCACCATTGtcttctccagggctgcaggggtatctctgctgtggctcctgcagcacctcctccccctcctccttcactaaccttggtgcctgcagagttgttgctgtcacttttctcactcttctcctctggctgctgcacactgttttttcccctttcttaaatatattatcacagaggcactcccaacgttgctgatgggctcaggtttggccagcagcaggtccatcctggAGGCGGCTGTTACTGGCTCTTTCTgccatgggggcagcttctggcatcttctcacagaagccatccttGAGCCCTTCAGTACCGAAACCTTGCCAGGTAAAGTAAATACACTGTCATGACTCTGGTATTATTATTTTGTGCAGAAACTCTTTTGCATATCTTGGCTGCAAGATAAACTCAGCCAGCTCAAGGTTAAcagaggaggctgcaggcagctccctctcactACAGGCAACTACACCACCTGCACCTGCATGcaaaagacaagaagaaacagGGCCAGCACATCAattcaaactggggaaaaaagaaaaagaatgcatgAACAATCACAGCGTagccaaaccatttttttcagctgctctgtAATTTAAGGTTGCTTCTGCACTTGTCTGCCTTTGGAAGAGAGGGTATTTACCTTAAAGTGAGTCTAGAGACAGGTTCCCTACTACATCACTTCTGATGTGCCAGCCTGAGTGTCTGTAGCCAGAGGGGAGTCTGCCTTGTCCCAGACACACACCCTTCTGCTGCCACATGAGTGTGTCACTGTGGCACCGCTGCCTTTGCAAGGGCAGGGGCTGGTCCCAGACCCTTGAGGAGATCACCAAGGTCAGGTGGGAGCTTCTAGCAGTggaggatttgttttcttttccttgtaatacGGGAATTCTTTGCGGGGGGGCGGGAGAGTATGAATGTGTGTGACTGGTCTGCATGTACATAATTGTGTGGGCACAAGTGTGTGTATGggtgtgcttttgtgtgtgtacagctGTGTGGAGGAGCAGGACATTTCCTGGTTTGCTTGTGCCCGGCCATTTTGCCCCTGAGGCAGATGCTGAGCTGCTAAAAACCTCCCATGGTTACCAGGGCCTATGATGGTGAGGCTTTCCCCAACTGCCTGAAGGTGGCGTCATCTGCCTCCTCTTCTTGAGCAGGAGGTgtgcagcaggctgtgctggtttggcctggacagagttaattttcttcatagtagctggtatggggctatgctttggatttgtgctggaaacagtgttgataattcagggatgttttcattattgctgagcagtgcttacacagcatcaaggccttttctgcctctcacaccacccctccaatgaggaggctgggggtgcacaagaagttgggagaggacacagccgggacggctgaccccagctgacccaagggattttccataccatatgatgtcatgcgcAGCAtttaaaactgggggaagaagaaggaatgggggAACGTTCAGAGTTCTGgcacttgtcttcccaagtaacacttacgggtgatggagccctgctttcctggagatggctgaacacctgcctgccgatgggaagtggtgaatgaagtcCTTGTTTTGCTATGCTTGCAcaggtggcttttgctttatttattaaactgtctttatctcagcccatgagttttctcacttttactcttctcatTCTCTCGCCCAttccagcggggggggggggggggggcagtgagtgagcagctgtgtggtgcttagttgctggctgggtttaaaccatgacacagacaTACCACTGCACCACCACCTGTGCCACAGGGCAAGTGTGAGAGCCTCCCCTGGCATGCTGTCCCCCACACGTACTTCTTCTACCccttgtgctgtccctgctcttcAGTCTATGGCAGACCTCCTCCTCCACACCTACTTGAAACTCCTCCTGCCCACTTTAGCAGGTGTTTGCAAAAGCACTCTTGCCTCACCTTGTCAAACACCTTCCATGCCTGACCAGTCCAAAAGGGTCCTCTGGGGACAGAAGCCAaggctgctgagtgctgctgctccccactcCTGCCATGCACACTGCCCAAATGAGCTCTCAAGGGAGAGGGAttcttttctgacttctgtgccATGCTTTGCATCTCAGTCTTAGTAAAGAGAGGTAATTAAGGGGTTGGCAGTGAAATGGATCAAGACCCCTTCAGGGCATATGTCCTTCCAGCCCTGTGGGACCAACGCAGATTCCAAAGACATCCTTGTGTAGAGGCTCTTTCAGCCCAAACTCACTGCCCTGAGGGAAGGACCTCACAGACTCAGCTTTGTTACCCGCATaatccatagaatcatagaatggcctgggttggaagggatgttgatagaccatctagtccaatccccctgccacaggcagggacatctgtcactagatcaggttgctgagagccccatctaacctgaccttgaacacctCCAGTGATGGAGTATCTACAATGTCTCtaggcaacctcttccagtgtctcaccaccctcactggaAAAAAcgtcttccttatgtccaacctaaacctatcctctttcagtttacagCCATTGCCCCTTatcttgtcactacaggccctggtaaacagtctttctctctcttccttatgAGCCTCCTGTAAGTATTGAAAGGGcgcaagaaggtctccccagagccttctcctctccaggctgaacaaccgcaCTTCTCCCAGCTTtccctcatagcagaggtgttccatcccacTGATccttttcatggccctcctctggacctgctctaaaaGATTCTACAGACTCTTCCCACAGCCAGTGAAGAGACGTCAGCTCACACACGGGACTTCTGCCATCCCAAAGCAGACATACATGGTAAACGAGACAAGTCACCTTTCTGGAGACACTGATCCTGTAATTGACCAGTCGTGGCCTCTGAACTGCCCAGCTAGCATAAGCTCACAGCAAGGCCTGCATGCCTGGTCACGTGCGCATGGCTTGCTTCATCATGCGATCAGAAGTGAACCCACAGGCTGTCCTACCAGAGCCTAGAAGCACCTCCATCCCATGGCTAAACCCCATAGCCATGTCCACGCTACTCAGGGACAgacagagagcagggaaagggcttTTGTGGGGGTGAAATGCTTTCAAGCTGGGCACATTACTCTCATCAGCTGCACCTCCCACTCTCACCGActgcagatcagtcttccccCTGACTCTGTCAAGTCCAAGACTTGCGTGGTGGCCCTGGATAGTGTAGACAGCCTCTCTTGGGGTGTCTTGAGCCTTCTCAATTAGCTCTAGAGGACTAGAGGtctggatgtgtgtgtgtatgggtgttGTCTAAGCCAGCTGTTTAGTCTACCTTGAGTGTCCTTTACTGGACTCCTCCACCATGTGAGCTGAGTCCTCTGCCCACGCTGACGTGTTTTGCTCCGGAAATGCTTgggcctctcatcctgtcacacAAAAGATGCCTTCACTGGGGAATGTGCCTGGCataaagcaggaaatgaaacagcagcaaTTCAGGGAGCCAAAACACAGCCCATAGCATTAGGTGAGATGTTCTGCATTCAAGATGAGCTTGTCAGAAAATAATCACCTCTACAAGGGATGTCTCCGGCAGCCTAGGGCAGTAAAGGTCCATGATAaaagccagcccagctgctcactctctcatccacttctcttgcctCCATCTCCTTGGGAGTCAGGTGAGTCTCAAagcccttctgcttctctgctttctctaaaGGCAGGTCTCACCTCAATGGGCCTCTCAGCTGACACCAGCTTGGTTCTATGCCACATCATGGGGCTGCTTGTCATGGGAGAGGGAAGTGGGGAGAAAGTTAGACATGGAGGGAGGCTGAGACTGTACTCAGGCGCCTTCTGGACTCAGGGGCTAGGCAGTAGCCACATAACACCTGGTGGCTCTTTCTGGGCCCTGGCAGGATGAGGCCAAGAAGCCCTCAGGCATCCCTGCACAGCCTCCATCTCCTGGCCCTGCATATTCTTTGGCTCCCTCGTGGTGTGGTGACAGAATGCTCCTCACGCCTCCCCATGTtttgcttcctccctgccctctctcccaggtgcacctccagccccaagTCATGTCCTGCTGTGatcagtgccagccctgccagccctgcggcccgaccccgctggccaacagctgcaacgagccctgtgtcaggcagtgccagaactccactgtcGTTATCgagccctcccccgtggtggtgaccctgcctggccccatcctcagctccttcccgcagaacactgttgtgggctcctccacctctgctgctgttggcagcatcctcagctgtgaCGGAGTGCCAATCAACTCtgggtgctgtgacctctcctgcatcaccagccgctactgtggcagaaggtgcctcCCCTGCTAAAGATGCTGGCAACGGCCTCCGATAAGGACTCCTAGGAACCCAGAAGATGCTGCTGGACAGAGGATCAAAATTCATGCTGTTGTTTTCAGACTAGCTGGTCACCTCTGGCTTGCCCTGCAAGGGCAGCATGGAAGGGACCAGCCTGggctctctgaaaacatggccAATGTCtacctttcctctcttccactcaccctttttctctcttttctttgttgtcttgtGCTCCCCTCAAAGCCtgctctggggaccccagaaaCCAGCCTGGAGTGACCTGCTAGGCTGTCTCCCTTTTGCCAGGCAGGTCAACAGATGGCCGGTGGCAActctgccacaggaaaaaaggggaacaGATTCTTGGCTGCTCCTGCGCCTTCCTGCACTGGGGGCCTCCCCTCGGAGTGACCTCATTTCCCTCTTTAGTCATTAAAAAATTGCTGCAATGCTGCCTGTGTCCCTTAGGTGGTCTTTCCATCTGCATACTGACTCTGAGGGACAAAGCCATTGCTTTGGAGGGGAATTAGGTGGGGGCACAGGAGGACCCTTCATCACTCCTAGAGGCATTGGAGGGTGGGACACATTGCAGCGAGTCCTCTTTCAGGCAATGCCTCTTGAAGCTGAGGGAGACAACCCTAGTTACTCCACAGCCAATGGCCATCACTCCTTGCCTTGCTGTGACCCTGCTCAGAAATACTCCCTTGGCCCTGGAGCATGTCATGTGAACAGGAATCCTGACAACTGCTGTTCTCCAGAGA encodes:
- the LOC128141189 gene encoding feather keratin Cos2-3-like, whose amino-acid sequence is MATCAHQQGWRVVLGQVHLQPQDMSCYNQCLPCRPCGPTPLANSCNEPCVRQCQNSTVAIEPSTVVVTLPGPILSSFPQNTVVGSSTSAAVGRILSCDGVPINSGCCDLSGISRRY
- the LOC128141188 gene encoding feather keratin Cos1-1/Cos1-3/Cos2-1 → MIKASPAAHSLIHFSCLHLLGSQVHLQPQVMSCCDQCQPCQPCGPTPLANSCNEPCVRQCQNSTVVIEPSPVVVTLPGPILSSFPQNTVVGSSTSAAVGSILSCDGVPINSGCCDLSCITSRYCGRRCLPC